The genomic interval GCTACTTCTTGAAATGTCAAAAAAGCAAAAAAAGAGCCTTTCTCAGATTATCAGAGAGTTTTTGTCCGAAAAATTTTCAAAGCAGGTTGTGAGGACAAAAGAAGATTCTGTCTGGAGTATTATCGGTATTGGTTCTGGCGATGGCTCTCCGGTGGCACGTGAACACGACAGATTCCTTTACGCGAAAAGGAAAAAGAAATGAAGAGGTTATTTGTTGATACCGGAGCGTGGTATGCCCTTGTTGACAAGAATGACCCCGACCACAAAGAAGCATTGTCTTTCATAAAAAATAACAAAATCCCGCTTTTGACGACAAATTTTATATTTGATGAGACTATTACTCTACTCCGAAGCCGACTTGGATGGAGCGTAGCCAAGGAGTTTGGACAGAGACTTAAGGACAGTCGGTTTGTGAGCCTTATCTCAGTGGAGGACGAGGACGAAGAAAAGGCATGGGAGATTTTCCTGAAATACAAAGATAAAGATTTCAGCTATACGGATTGCACAAGTTTTGCAGTGATGAAACGACTGAAGATAGATTTCGCTTTTACTTTTGACAGCCATTTTCAAACAATGAAATTTAATGCTATGCCATTATAATATTTTTCTCAGGAGGCGGGGAATATTCAGTATGCGGTGAAAATTACCTTGACTTCATTGCCTTGTCAATGTAGGTTTAGAGTATAAGATTTTTTGATAATTTTACATAGGAGACAGTTATGAAAATACGAAAAATGGCAATTATATTATTTGCGTTGTTATTTCTTTTTTCCTGTGCTCAGCCTTCGGAAGTAAAAAAGGATATTCCTGAAATAACCGTATCCGAAGAAGAATTGCCGAGGATGGTTGCGGTGCTTCCGTTCCAGAACGAGACGCAGGAACCTGGTATTGCCAATCAGGTGAGAAGGGCTTTTTATAATCACTTTAGCTCAAAGCCATATGCTGATGTGGAACTTAATGTTGTTGATGAAAAGATTATTCAGCTTGAAAAATCAACAGGTAAAAATATTCTTGATCTCAAGCCACAGGATATAAGTCAATCAATAGGATGCGACGGATTAATCTATGGTAAAGTTACTGATTATAAAAAGGTATATGCAGCAGTTTATTCGCAACTTGGTGTTGAGGCTGAGGTCTGGATGATAAATACGAAGACAGGCAAAGAGGTCTTCAGAATAAAGGACTCTGTCAGATACCATGAAGGAGGCATTCCAATGTCTCCACTCAGTGTGATAATGACTGCTGTATCCACTGCTATGAATATCAGAGATATACAGCAGATGAGGATGATAAATGAGCTTGCTTATAAATTCAATGAAAAGATTCCATCACCTACTGGAGTTGCTATTGAAGAAAGACCAATTATCAAAGAAGTGCTTACAAATATAAAAGAGGGTCCGTTTGGCAAAGGCAAGATAATCAGGGTTGGTCTCGAAGGTGACAAGGGAATGGTGGCGACATTTGATATAGGTAATTTCAAGAAGGGTATCCCTATGAAGGAGACAAAACCCGGAATATATATGGGTGAGTATTTAGTTATGCCGGGGGACAACGCAAAGGACATGCCCATAATAGCATCATTGAAAAAACCTGGGGGTTATGAGAGCCAGTGGATTGATGTAGGCGGCTTTTTGACAATAGATACTACACCGCCTCCACAGGTAACTGGTCTCAGGGCAAAGGGATTCCATGATAGGATAGAGGTCTCATGGGAGGGAGTAAAAAATGTTTCTGATCTGAAGGGATATAAAGTTTTGAGGAGTGAGCAGCCGCTAAGCGGCTATAGTGAAATCGGCTCTGTGGAGCTTAATTCTTTTGAGGACAGGACGGCAATTCATGGGAATGCCTATTATTACAGGGTTGTTGCCTTTGATAGTGCTGGCAACGAGTCGGAGATTCAGGATGCTGTAAGGGCTTCTTTGATGACAAAAGAGCCTGTTGTGCTTGCAGGCGAAATCAAGAAGGATACTGTTCTTTCAGGGGTGTATATTGTAAAAGATACATTTACAATTCCAAAGGGCTTATCTTTGACAATAGAGCCTGAGACAAGGCTCATGTTTGATGAGAATGCGTCTCTTGCTGTATTTGGCAAAATTATTGTCAATGGCAAGGAATCGCCTGTTGAATTCATATCTTCTGGGGAAAAAAAGTGGAAAGGCATTGTTGTTGATGGTGGAAGTATCATGATGAATGGTTTTCGCATTAAAAATGCTGATGTTGGATTATCTGCTAAGAATTCAGAAGGACTTATGGAAAGTGGGGTAATCACAGACAGCAATACAGGGATGTCAATATCAGGCACTCCTTCTGTTAATGTCAAAAATATTGCTGCATCAGGTAATAAAACAGGTATTGAACTAATAAAGACAGATGCAAAGATTTTCATGAGCAGTGTTTTTCAGAATGAGACGGGAGTTGCAATCAACAGTTTTTCAGGAGATATGAAGGACAACAATATTTTTGATAATAGTCTGAATATCTCGTCTGAGTCTATGGTTAAAATCGACCCCAACTATCTCGGCTCTATAAATATTGATGAAATGAAAATCAAGGGTGTTAGCATAAATAAGGTTTATGACAACAGGATACCGGGCGGAAAGATTGTGGATGCTGTTTCAAATCCTTATGCAAATCTATCACAGGAAAACCGTCAGAAAAAGGCAATGGAATTCGTTATCGAGGCAGGAAATTATTTCAGACAGAGGAATTACGGCAAGGCATCTTCTCTTTTTGAAGAGGCATTAAAGGCATATCCAACAGCAGATGTTTATTACTACCTTGCCCTATGTTATCAGGAGATGAAGGAAGATGAAAAGGCATTAAAATATCTAAAAGAGGGTGCAGAAAAATTTCCGAGGGATTCCACGCTCCAAAAATCCCTTGGCCTTATGTATTACCAGAAAGGAAATGAGGCGGAAGCTAAAAAGGTATTTGAAGAGGTTTTGAGATTGAGTCCTGAAGACAGGCAGGTAAGGTTCTTGATAGAAAGAATAGGGAAATAGATGAAAAAATTTTCTTGTTATTTACTGCATATTTTATTTCCCCTTTTGTTGTGTAATCTTGCATATGCCAAGACCGTTATCCTTGAAGGGAAATTAAATAGCAGGATTTCTGTTAATCAGCAGATAGATTTTAGTATAGATAAACCTCTCTCAGTGCTTACATTTAAGTTTGCTATTCCTTCTGAATTCAATAATAAATCTGTCTCACAAAAAACTCATGGGCTTAGTATTAAATTCAGCCAGCAACCTGTAAAGATTGAAGATGCAGCCGATGAATTCGGAAATCGTTTTAAAGTGGTTACATGGAATAACTTGCAGAATGATGTGAGGGTAAACATAACCTTTGAGACTAATATCAAGTCAGAGCTTTCTGCAATGGAAAGCAAAGCCTTATTTCCTCTTAATTCAGTTCCTACTGGTGAGTTGCTTTATTTAAAATCTACAGAATTAGTGCAGAGTAATCATCCTGATATTGTTTCTCTTTCGAAAAAATTAACATCAGGTGCAGCTACAGAATATGAAGCAGTTACTGCTATATTGAACTATGTTATAGATAATGTCAAATATACCTATAATCCTCCTCGATACGATGCCCTTTATACATTAAAGACAAAGTCAGGAAATTGTCAGAACTTTGCACATTTAAGCATGGCGCTTTTAAGGGCAGTAG from Dissulfurispira thermophila carries:
- a CDS encoding type II toxin-antitoxin system VapC family toxin; the encoded protein is MKRLFVDTGAWYALVDKNDPDHKEALSFIKNNKIPLLTTNFIFDETITLLRSRLGWSVAKEFGQRLKDSRFVSLISVEDEDEEKAWEIFLKYKDKDFSYTDCTSFAVMKRLKIDFAFTFDSHFQTMKFNAMPL
- a CDS encoding GNA1162 family protein, giving the protein MKIRKMAIILFALLFLFSCAQPSEVKKDIPEITVSEEELPRMVAVLPFQNETQEPGIANQVRRAFYNHFSSKPYADVELNVVDEKIIQLEKSTGKNILDLKPQDISQSIGCDGLIYGKVTDYKKVYAAVYSQLGVEAEVWMINTKTGKEVFRIKDSVRYHEGGIPMSPLSVIMTAVSTAMNIRDIQQMRMINELAYKFNEKIPSPTGVAIEERPIIKEVLTNIKEGPFGKGKIIRVGLEGDKGMVATFDIGNFKKGIPMKETKPGIYMGEYLVMPGDNAKDMPIIASLKKPGGYESQWIDVGGFLTIDTTPPPQVTGLRAKGFHDRIEVSWEGVKNVSDLKGYKVLRSEQPLSGYSEIGSVELNSFEDRTAIHGNAYYYRVVAFDSAGNESEIQDAVRASLMTKEPVVLAGEIKKDTVLSGVYIVKDTFTIPKGLSLTIEPETRLMFDENASLAVFGKIIVNGKESPVEFISSGEKKWKGIVVDGGSIMMNGFRIKNADVGLSAKNSEGLMESGVITDSNTGMSISGTPSVNVKNIAASGNKTGIELIKTDAKIFMSSVFQNETGVAINSFSGDMKDNNIFDNSLNISSESMVKIDPNYLGSINIDEMKIKGVSINKVYDNRIPGGKIVDAVSNPYANLSQENRQKKAMEFVIEAGNYFRQRNYGKASSLFEEALKAYPTADVYYYLALCYQEMKEDEKALKYLKEGAEKFPRDSTLQKSLGLMYYQKGNEAEAKKVFEEVLRLSPEDRQVRFLIERIGK